The following are from one region of the Halogeometricum sp. S3BR5-2 genome:
- a CDS encoding Bug family tripartite tricarboxylate transporter substrate binding protein, whose translation MTDDSISASAGDSQAGTGGGVVNRRNVLKALGGAGLVATAGCVSQLSGGSNQEWPSRQVEVVSPWSAGGGADRTSRAVADAAESNTDVSWNVSNQTGGSGSVGMSAVANAEPTGHTLGCTAPEICLFQHLGIADLGPDDITPIMQYTQMPAAIVVRQNSDYTTVDEFLSYAENNKVQMANSGIGSSWHMAGAAWASEAGIDVQHVAYEGAAPAITATVNGEADCATVGAVEVASQVRDGPLTALGVMYDEQLESLPNTPTMQSQGVDIVIGSWLAHFAPPDLPEEVQQSIVETYNTVYESESFRTFMENNNFMRVKRGPEELQQFLDDRYEFYGNLVEELNIQA comes from the coding sequence ATGACAGACGACAGTATCTCTGCCAGCGCTGGGGACAGCCAGGCGGGTACGGGCGGCGGCGTCGTGAACCGGCGAAACGTCCTGAAGGCTCTCGGTGGGGCGGGTCTCGTGGCGACTGCGGGATGCGTCAGCCAACTGTCCGGCGGGTCGAACCAGGAGTGGCCCTCTCGGCAGGTCGAAGTGGTCTCGCCGTGGTCGGCCGGCGGCGGCGCCGACCGGACGAGCCGAGCGGTCGCCGACGCGGCGGAGAGCAACACCGACGTCTCGTGGAACGTCAGCAACCAGACGGGCGGGTCGGGGTCGGTCGGGATGAGCGCGGTGGCGAACGCGGAGCCGACGGGCCACACGCTCGGCTGCACCGCCCCCGAAATCTGTCTGTTCCAACACCTCGGCATCGCGGACCTCGGTCCGGACGACATCACGCCGATCATGCAGTACACCCAGATGCCCGCGGCCATCGTGGTGAGACAGAATTCCGATTACACGACGGTCGACGAGTTCCTTTCGTACGCGGAGAACAACAAGGTGCAGATGGCCAACTCGGGGATCGGATCCTCGTGGCACATGGCGGGCGCCGCCTGGGCCTCCGAGGCGGGAATCGACGTGCAGCACGTCGCGTACGAGGGTGCCGCGCCAGCCATCACCGCGACGGTGAACGGCGAGGCGGACTGTGCGACGGTCGGAGCCGTCGAGGTGGCCTCGCAGGTCCGCGACGGCCCCCTCACCGCACTCGGCGTCATGTACGACGAACAGCTCGAATCGCTCCCGAACACGCCGACGATGCAGTCACAGGGGGTCGACATCGTCATCGGATCGTGGCTCGCGCACTTCGCCCCGCCGGACCTCCCGGAGGAGGTCCAGCAGTCCATCGTCGAGACGTACAACACCGTCTACGAGTCCGAATCGTTCCGCACGTTCATGGAGAACAACAACTTCATGCGCGTCAAGCGGGGCCCGGAAGAACTCCAGCAGTTCCTCGACGACCGCTACGAGTTCTACGGCAACCTGGTCGAGGAACTGAACATACAGGCCTGA
- a CDS encoding tripartite tricarboxylate transporter permease, producing MIESILGGLANVLNPFTLFLMVAGVLVGILMGSIPGMTATMTVAVLLSFTFTMDPSNGMMLLLGIYGGAVYSGSIPAILIRTPGTPSAAATIFDGYPLSQKGEAGRAIRISTVASFVGGVISVIGLMFFSPLIADAALQFRSPEFFALALFGLTIIASVSGDSLPKGMISGLLGMLVATVGIDPLTGFQRFTFGVPELLTGVQFIAVMIGLFGIAEGMKAYSSGIDNEGQKVDQDIEGIVPSLSDLKDIAPVSTLSGIAGVLIGSIPGAGGDIAAFITYNEATRWISDAVPSFGEGNIRGIAAAESGNNASTGGALIPTLTLGIPGDSVSAILIGALMVHDVQPGPALYQEETTLLYTIFVGFLLIYVLILLFGLLGAHYWVRLINIRESLLWPAILVLCVIGAVALRGNLFDAWVMLGAGALGYVLRLRGYPLAPMVLGLILAPIAETNLRRSLSLSGGSFDIFYTSPIALVIILLSVATIAVPAVRSLSSRSAT from the coding sequence ATGATAGAGTCCATCCTCGGCGGGTTGGCGAACGTCCTCAACCCGTTCACGCTGTTCCTGATGGTCGCCGGCGTGCTCGTCGGCATCCTGATGGGGTCGATTCCGGGGATGACGGCGACGATGACCGTCGCCGTCCTGCTCTCGTTTACGTTCACCATGGACCCCAGCAACGGGATGATGCTGCTGCTCGGCATCTACGGCGGTGCGGTGTACTCGGGGTCGATTCCGGCGATTCTCATCCGCACGCCGGGGACGCCGTCGGCGGCCGCGACCATCTTCGACGGCTACCCGCTCTCGCAGAAGGGGGAGGCGGGCAGAGCCATCCGCATCAGCACCGTCGCCTCGTTCGTCGGCGGCGTCATCAGCGTCATCGGGCTGATGTTCTTCTCCCCGCTCATCGCCGACGCGGCCCTGCAGTTCCGCTCGCCGGAGTTCTTCGCCCTCGCGCTGTTCGGGCTGACGATAATCGCCAGCGTCAGCGGCGACTCGCTCCCGAAGGGGATGATATCCGGCCTCCTCGGGATGCTCGTCGCCACCGTCGGCATCGACCCGCTCACCGGCTTCCAGCGGTTCACGTTCGGCGTCCCGGAACTGCTCACCGGAGTCCAGTTCATCGCGGTCATGATCGGACTGTTCGGCATCGCGGAGGGGATGAAGGCGTACTCCTCGGGCATCGACAACGAGGGACAGAAGGTCGACCAGGACATCGAGGGCATCGTCCCCTCGCTCTCGGATCTGAAGGACATCGCCCCCGTTTCGACGCTGTCCGGAATCGCCGGCGTCCTCATCGGCTCGATCCCCGGCGCGGGCGGCGACATCGCGGCGTTCATCACCTACAACGAGGCGACGCGGTGGATATCGGACGCCGTCCCCTCGTTCGGCGAGGGTAACATCCGCGGCATCGCGGCCGCCGAGTCCGGGAACAACGCCAGCACCGGCGGCGCGCTGATTCCGACGTTGACGCTCGGCATCCCGGGCGACTCGGTGTCGGCCATCCTCATCGGCGCGCTGATGGTCCACGACGTTCAGCCCGGTCCGGCGCTCTATCAGGAGGAGACGACGCTGCTGTACACCATCTTCGTCGGGTTCCTCCTCATCTACGTCCTCATCCTGCTGTTCGGACTGCTCGGGGCGCACTACTGGGTCCGACTCATCAACATCCGGGAGTCGCTCCTGTGGCCCGCCATCCTCGTCCTCTGCGTCATCGGCGCGGTGGCCCTGCGGGGCAACCTCTTCGACGCGTGGGTGATGCTCGGTGCGGGCGCACTCGGGTACGTGCTCCGACTCCGTGGGTATCCGTTGGCACCGATGGTGCTCGGACTCATCCTCGCGCCCATCGCCGAGACAAATCTGCGGCGCTCCCTCTCGCTGTCCGGAGGGTCGTTCGACATCTTCTACACGAGTCCGATCGCCCTCGTCATCATCCTCCTCAGCGTCGCGACCATCGCCGTTCCCGCCGTCCGCTCCCTCTCCTCGCGCTCCGCCACCTGA
- a CDS encoding MBL fold metallo-hydrolase: protein MSAESVVDDISLIQFEHVRVYVLEDVPSGETTLIDTAFEENGEELVEVLREEFDGVDRVILTHGDHGHHGGLTHVMEAFSPTLAAPDNETKLYEAIEHEPDVRYEDGDVLDGNIEVVQVPGHTEGTSALLLRDRDILISGDALDGADRAGLPAGYLLPPPALFNDDHEAAEINLYDLLQYDFDTVLVFHGSNVFENPKEKLDDFLAEREWDPRP from the coding sequence ATGAGCGCGGAGAGCGTCGTCGACGACATCTCGCTGATACAGTTCGAGCACGTGCGCGTCTACGTGCTCGAGGACGTACCGAGCGGAGAGACCACCCTCATCGACACGGCGTTCGAAGAGAACGGCGAGGAACTGGTGGAGGTGCTTCGAGAGGAGTTCGACGGCGTCGACCGGGTCATCCTGACACACGGCGACCACGGTCACCACGGGGGGCTCACCCACGTGATGGAGGCGTTCTCCCCGACGCTGGCGGCACCGGACAACGAGACGAAACTGTACGAGGCCATCGAGCACGAACCGGACGTCCGCTACGAGGACGGCGACGTCCTCGACGGCAACATCGAAGTGGTGCAGGTTCCCGGCCATACGGAGGGGACCTCCGCGCTGCTCCTCCGGGACCGGGACATCCTCATCTCCGGAGACGCGCTCGACGGCGCGGACCGCGCGGGGCTTCCGGCCGGCTACCTCCTTCCGCCGCCGGCACTGTTCAACGACGACCACGAGGCGGCCGAGATAAACCTCTACGACCTGCTTCAGTACGACTTCGATACCGTACTGGTGTTCCACGGCTCGAACGTCTTCGAGAACCCGAAAGAGAAGCTCGACGACTTCCTCGCCGAACGCGAGTGGGACCCGCGTCCCTGA
- a CDS encoding bacterio-opsin activator domain-containing protein, which translates to MATEATFTVRAGEFPLGSVFETLPSATVELERVVPNRGAIAPYAWVYGARVDDVEAAFAPHPGVRGIRLVDAVDDQYLLRVEWDPSHRSVLSALAETGVPLLEAVGTSERWLFRIRGDGRDDVAAFYDRCQEWGVPLAMTEVHSLTPRRRSTEAALTEAQREALVLAYERGYFDTPREVTMAELGSELGITQQAVGSRIRRGIDCILDETLSTVDDDEER; encoded by the coding sequence ATGGCGACTGAGGCAACGTTCACGGTCCGCGCCGGGGAATTTCCCTTGGGAAGCGTCTTCGAGACGCTCCCGTCGGCGACCGTGGAACTCGAGCGCGTCGTCCCGAACCGCGGCGCGATAGCCCCGTACGCGTGGGTGTACGGCGCCCGCGTCGACGACGTCGAGGCGGCGTTCGCCCCGCATCCGGGCGTGCGGGGCATCCGACTCGTGGACGCCGTCGACGACCAGTACCTCCTGCGCGTCGAGTGGGACCCCTCCCATCGGAGCGTTCTGAGCGCGCTTGCCGAGACGGGCGTTCCGCTCCTCGAAGCGGTCGGGACGAGCGAGCGGTGGCTGTTTCGCATCCGAGGCGACGGACGCGACGACGTTGCCGCGTTTTACGACCGATGTCAGGAGTGGGGCGTGCCGCTGGCGATGACCGAAGTCCACTCGCTCACCCCGCGGCGGCGCTCGACCGAGGCCGCCCTGACCGAGGCCCAACGCGAGGCGCTGGTCCTGGCGTACGAGCGCGGGTACTTCGACACGCCGCGCGAGGTGACGATGGCCGAACTGGGGTCGGAACTCGGAATCACCCAGCAGGCGGTCGGCTCCCGCATCCGACGCGGTATCGACTGCATCTTAGACGAGACGCTCTCGACCGTGGACGACGACGAGGAGCGCTGA
- a CDS encoding NAD-dependent epimerase/dehydratase family protein yields MSTQRVLITGPFGEAGEALRNHLVGEDRYEFTFLDRNEHPEYETHVADVSDYEAIRPAFDGQDAVVHLAAQSDAGADFGDVVEPNIVGTYNVLKAAQDAGVEKLVFASSQRVMGLYEEDHAPELYEEEYPLLLDHESLPKPDGYYGASKLFGENILRSHARRDASPEQMFSLRISSVRTERYDHPYGDAERGVDRGDEHELGDDDEVWDQSQTGSWERGSEQYERMVKRLKATWTSQRDFAHLVDCCLQNETVTYDTFYAVSDNASRWFDTEHAKEVLGYEPKDDGCRWDGPPEVEGASSES; encoded by the coding sequence ATGAGTACGCAAAGAGTCCTCATTACGGGTCCGTTCGGCGAGGCGGGAGAAGCCCTGCGTAACCACCTGGTGGGCGAGGATCGGTACGAGTTCACCTTCCTCGACCGGAACGAGCATCCCGAGTACGAGACGCACGTGGCCGACGTCAGCGACTACGAAGCGATCCGACCCGCCTTCGACGGGCAGGACGCGGTCGTTCACCTCGCCGCCCAGTCAGACGCCGGGGCGGACTTCGGAGACGTCGTCGAACCGAACATCGTCGGAACGTATAACGTCCTCAAGGCGGCGCAGGACGCCGGAGTCGAGAAACTCGTGTTCGCGTCCTCACAGCGCGTCATGGGTCTGTACGAGGAGGACCACGCGCCGGAACTGTACGAGGAGGAGTATCCGCTCTTGCTCGACCACGAGTCGCTCCCGAAGCCCGACGGCTACTACGGCGCCTCGAAACTCTTCGGCGAGAACATCCTTCGGTCGCACGCGCGGCGCGACGCCTCCCCCGAGCAGATGTTCTCGCTCCGCATCTCCAGCGTCCGCACGGAACGGTACGACCACCCGTACGGCGACGCCGAACGCGGCGTCGACAGGGGCGACGAACACGAACTTGGCGACGACGACGAGGTGTGGGACCAGTCGCAGACCGGGTCCTGGGAGCGCGGGAGCGAGCAGTACGAGCGCATGGTGAAGCGACTGAAGGCGACGTGGACGTCCCAGCGCGACTTCGCCCACCTCGTCGACTGCTGTCTGCAAAATGAGACGGTGACGTACGATACGTTCTACGCGGTCAGCGACAACGCGTCCCGGTGGTTCGACACCGAACACGCGAAGGAGGTGCTCGGATACGAACCGAAGGATGACGGCTGTCGGTGGGACGGTCCGCCCGAGGTCGAGGGCGCCTCCTCGGAGTCGTAA
- a CDS encoding universal stress protein: MVIVGAVDRSNRTTTVVREAERLAEAFDDTVHFVHALTRSEFVNLGRTSAQADDPLDMEQVRDAAAEMAEEAVTDVSVDYETVGLVGDPADEIIGYAEERDARYIVVRPRRRSPTGKVLFGSVAQSILLDATCPVVTSFVDDED, encoded by the coding sequence ATGGTAATCGTCGGAGCGGTAGATCGTTCGAACAGAACGACGACGGTGGTTAGAGAGGCGGAGCGACTGGCCGAGGCGTTCGATGACACGGTTCACTTCGTCCACGCGCTGACTCGCTCGGAGTTCGTAAATCTCGGGCGAACCAGCGCGCAGGCGGACGACCCGTTGGACATGGAGCAGGTCCGTGACGCGGCGGCCGAGATGGCAGAAGAGGCGGTGACCGACGTGTCCGTCGACTACGAGACGGTCGGTCTGGTGGGCGACCCCGCCGACGAGATTATCGGCTACGCCGAGGAACGGGACGCCCGCTACATCGTGGTCCGCCCGCGACGGCGCTCTCCCACCGGAAAGGTGCTGTTCGGGAGCGTCGCCCAGTCCATCCTGCTGGATGCGACCTGTCCCGTCGTCACCTCGTTCGTCGACGACGAGGACTGA
- a CDS encoding response regulator transcription factor, whose product MQQSQPTSERGGEAREQTVLLADDDEAFRETLVIWLTGEEGWSVREAADGEDVLSKLDGSVDVLVLDRRMPNLSGPEVIDRLDETAFDGDVFVLSAYQADEHLNDDSDRIAAYVTKPVRREEFIERLESGR is encoded by the coding sequence ATGCAGCAGAGTCAACCCACATCCGAACGGGGGGGAGAGGCGAGAGAACAGACCGTCCTGTTGGCCGACGACGACGAGGCGTTCCGGGAGACGCTCGTCATCTGGCTGACGGGAGAGGAGGGGTGGTCGGTCCGGGAGGCGGCCGACGGCGAGGACGTACTGTCGAAACTCGACGGGTCGGTGGACGTCCTCGTCCTCGACCGGCGGATGCCGAACCTCTCGGGACCGGAAGTGATCGACCGACTCGACGAGACGGCGTTCGACGGCGACGTGTTCGTCCTCAGCGCCTACCAGGCGGACGAACACCTGAACGACGACAGCGACCGCATCGCCGCGTACGTCACCAAACCGGTCCGGCGCGAGGAATTCATCGAACGGCTCGAATCGGGTCGCTAA
- a CDS encoding IclR family transcriptional regulator, which translates to MSENDGSGTRQLKSVSRAFDIVEYLRTEGPATLSAVAEEFDMPMSTAHIHLVTLVENDYVIKRDERYECSFLFLRTGGQLRDQLPLYQAAKTEIDDLRAQSGEIANVGTEQNGYMVQLYKSEGPESIDDNAALGAHLYLHNTALGKAMLSQFSDDRVETILNLRGLPALTEESIVDREALFEELEETRERGYAVNRGEHFVGVSAVAAPILSNSGSVVGAISISGPLSRMGDDRIEETLAPAILNKKNIIELKLSQR; encoded by the coding sequence ATGAGCGAGAACGACGGGTCGGGCACGCGGCAGTTGAAGAGCGTCTCGCGGGCGTTCGACATCGTGGAGTACCTGCGGACCGAGGGACCGGCCACGCTGTCCGCGGTTGCCGAGGAGTTCGACATGCCGATGAGCACCGCCCACATCCACCTCGTCACGCTCGTCGAGAACGACTACGTGATAAAGCGCGACGAGCGGTACGAGTGCAGTTTCCTCTTCCTGCGCACCGGCGGTCAACTGCGCGACCAGTTGCCGCTGTATCAGGCCGCGAAGACGGAGATAGACGACCTCCGGGCACAGTCGGGGGAGATTGCGAACGTCGGGACCGAGCAGAACGGGTACATGGTCCAACTGTACAAGTCGGAGGGTCCCGAATCGATCGACGACAACGCGGCCCTGGGGGCGCACCTCTACTTGCACAACACGGCGCTCGGGAAGGCGATGCTGTCGCAGTTCTCGGACGACCGAGTGGAGACCATCCTCAACCTGCGGGGACTTCCGGCGCTCACCGAGGAGAGCATCGTCGACAGGGAGGCGCTGTTCGAGGAACTGGAGGAAACGCGAGAGCGCGGATACGCCGTGAACCGGGGGGAACACTTCGTCGGCGTCAGCGCCGTCGCCGCTCCGATATTATCGAACTCCGGTAGCGTCGTCGGTGCCATCAGCATCAGCGGGCCGCTCAGCCGAATGGGGGACGACCGCATCGAGGAAACGCTCGCCCCGGCGATACTGAACAAGAAGAACATCATCGAACTCAAACTCTCCCAGCGGTAA
- a CDS encoding tripartite tricarboxylate transporter TctB family protein: MKLSTNALRSSPLAIAFIVGAAVVIFFASRFPSGGEVGPGFFPIGISAGIILFALAELVTESDGGLDVSDHDLRAAGTVFALVLGYLVVMPLAGFLVGTMLFLPVILYYSGVRSPTTILLMSILLPIALFYIFSQFFLVPLPEGVIPFSRLLPRLPVWVML, from the coding sequence ATGAAACTCAGCACCAACGCACTACGGTCGAGTCCGCTCGCAATCGCCTTCATCGTCGGCGCGGCGGTCGTGATATTCTTCGCCTCTCGCTTCCCGAGCGGCGGCGAGGTGGGGCCGGGCTTCTTCCCCATCGGCATCTCGGCCGGTATCATCCTCTTCGCGCTCGCCGAGTTGGTCACCGAGAGCGACGGCGGCCTCGACGTGAGTGACCACGATCTGCGGGCCGCGGGCACCGTGTTCGCCCTCGTCTTGGGCTATCTCGTCGTGATGCCGCTCGCGGGATTCCTCGTGGGGACGATGCTGTTCCTACCGGTCATTCTCTACTACTCGGGGGTCCGCTCGCCGACGACGATACTCCTGATGTCGATACTGCTTCCCATCGCGCTGTTCTACATCTTCAGCCAGTTCTTCTTGGTCCCGCTTCCGGAGGGCGTGATACCGTTCTCCAGACTGCTTCCGCGGCTTCCCGTGTGGGTGATGCTATGA
- a CDS encoding phosphotransferase family protein, with amino-acid sequence MDDVPEAREFSRATLARMLRRVEPNAELRGYARVDRGFGSIYRLDVRDDEGDGERYLKASPDGETRSVPTEPRIQSVLRALTSMPVPTVRGVVDDHGTLPTPYFVMDALPGERVAYERVCRLDDGALRRLARETGEQLGELHSVPAVDAFGLVGHDGPPLTGGRPDGDPATLTVEDACEDWPTFLRGYVGRELDRHADSRFSRLTPTLERWFDAGIGRLDGPFDPVLGRNDHGLHNLLVDPETGEITAVLDWGYTLAVPAAFDFEFAVYLYGGAFLAGLPDVSDRREPVREAMLSGYRATAPERVGRVSTPEPRYEALAMVRIMNDFHHLDVPEGAEGAVTDRIEADVRALLDR; translated from the coding sequence ATGGACGACGTACCCGAGGCGCGGGAGTTCTCGCGTGCGACCCTCGCGCGGATGCTCCGACGGGTCGAACCGAACGCGGAACTGCGGGGGTACGCCCGCGTCGACCGCGGCTTCGGTTCCATCTACCGCCTCGACGTCCGCGACGACGAGGGGGACGGAGAGCGGTATCTGAAGGCGTCTCCCGACGGCGAGACCCGGTCCGTCCCGACCGAGCCCCGGATTCAATCCGTCCTCCGCGCCCTGACGTCGATGCCCGTCCCGACGGTCCGCGGCGTCGTCGACGACCACGGGACGCTCCCGACGCCGTACTTCGTCATGGACGCCCTGCCCGGCGAACGCGTCGCCTACGAGCGCGTCTGCCGACTCGACGACGGCGCGCTCCGACGACTCGCCCGCGAGACGGGCGAGCAGTTGGGCGAACTCCACTCGGTGCCGGCCGTCGACGCGTTCGGCCTCGTCGGCCACGACGGCCCGCCCCTGACCGGCGGCCGGCCCGACGGCGACCCGGCGACGCTGACTGTCGAGGACGCCTGCGAGGACTGGCCGACCTTCCTCCGCGGGTACGTCGGCCGCGAACTCGACCGGCACGCGGACTCGCGGTTCTCCCGCCTAACGCCGACGCTGGAGCGGTGGTTCGACGCGGGTATCGGCCGCCTCGACGGCCCGTTCGACCCCGTACTGGGGCGGAACGACCACGGACTCCACAACCTCCTCGTCGACCCCGAGACGGGGGAAATCACCGCGGTGCTCGACTGGGGCTACACGCTCGCCGTCCCGGCGGCGTTCGACTTCGAGTTCGCCGTCTACCTCTACGGCGGGGCGTTCCTGGCGGGCCTCCCGGACGTCTCGGACCGGCGCGAACCCGTTCGCGAGGCGATGCTGTCGGGCTATCGCGCGACGGCGCCGGAACGCGTCGGTCGGGTGTCGACTCCCGAACCGCGCTACGAGGCGCTGGCGATGGTCCGAATCATGAACGATTTCCATCACCTCGACGTGCCCGAGGGCGCCGAGGGGGCGGTGACCGACCGCATCGAGGCCGACGTTCGGGCGCTGCTCGACCGGTGA
- a CDS encoding methyl-accepting chemotaxis protein, which yields MHEVSQRVESLLPTQIRQNYLWRLVAIFAVIVVVVSAIGAYQYQQAESTVEAEAEEQLLQTAKENVEVLSTWRADHSKTVGLVSNAEVLATDDETEMSAYLGSQHEQLPADIVDLSVVDLRSGEVLASTTEGQVGTTMDRVAAAAPVSYADPNAIGSTTKHQWQGDGVSVISFFSPVPDATNRVLVYSAETATVDARLKGADGSVTQLVSTTGSIDFDSSGESAGEQYPVEDSEAVERAWAGESGVVVQDAAAGVMEERHLVAYVPYHAGLILLVHEPTSSAFALGDQIGSTVALLIGATLVGFVVLGLLISRSTVKPLRDLSEKVRALREGDLDVDLRTSREDEFGEVFRGVADLRDDLRDQRHDAERYGDVMSVAADGDLSARMDANSDSRDMRTIATSYNGMMDEIEGTVLAVRQFSDDVASLSEEVAASADEVSRASSEVSTSIQHIADGATDQNDSLLAVSEEIDTMTASVQQIAASADQLAAYTKSTAAKGDEGRQAANEALTGIETIQQETEHTVSEMEQLDEQMGEIGEIVEVISDIAEQTNILALNANIEAARAGEAGSGFAVVSNEVKSLAEETQHSAQRIEARIESLQDQQQSVLDGMARMRTRVEEGSESVGTAIGSFEEIVEELDETSASVEEINAATSRQAESSQDILNMTEEATSISEETTAEAQTVSAAAEEQTATLSEVSAGVHRLAENASELRNHLEQFEVSDERDGPESGPGRSGADADDAADPTAVGTTAAAPASQRTATDGGADAR from the coding sequence ATGCACGAGGTTTCACAACGGGTCGAATCGCTTCTTCCGACGCAGATTCGGCAGAACTACCTGTGGCGACTGGTGGCCATCTTTGCGGTTATCGTCGTCGTCGTTAGCGCCATCGGCGCCTACCAATATCAGCAGGCGGAATCGACCGTCGAGGCGGAGGCCGAAGAGCAACTCCTCCAGACCGCCAAGGAGAACGTGGAGGTGCTGTCGACGTGGCGCGCCGACCACTCGAAGACGGTCGGACTAGTGTCGAACGCCGAGGTGTTGGCGACAGACGACGAAACGGAGATGAGCGCCTATCTCGGCTCCCAGCACGAGCAACTCCCGGCCGACATCGTCGACCTCTCGGTCGTCGACCTGCGGTCCGGCGAGGTACTGGCGAGCACGACCGAGGGGCAGGTCGGGACCACGATGGACCGCGTCGCCGCGGCCGCGCCGGTCTCCTACGCCGACCCCAACGCGATCGGGTCGACCACGAAGCACCAGTGGCAGGGCGACGGCGTGAGCGTCATCTCCTTTTTCAGCCCCGTCCCGGACGCTACGAACCGCGTACTGGTCTACTCGGCCGAAACGGCGACCGTCGACGCACGTCTCAAGGGCGCCGACGGGTCGGTCACGCAACTGGTCAGCACGACCGGCAGCATCGACTTCGACAGCAGCGGCGAGAGCGCCGGCGAGCAGTACCCGGTCGAGGACTCCGAAGCGGTCGAACGCGCGTGGGCGGGCGAGTCGGGCGTCGTCGTTCAGGACGCCGCTGCCGGCGTGATGGAAGAGCGCCACCTCGTCGCGTACGTGCCGTACCACGCGGGTCTCATCCTCCTCGTGCACGAGCCGACCTCCTCGGCGTTCGCGCTGGGCGACCAAATCGGCAGCACCGTCGCGTTGCTCATCGGGGCGACGCTCGTCGGCTTCGTCGTGCTCGGTCTGCTCATCTCGCGCAGCACGGTCAAGCCCCTCCGAGACCTCTCGGAGAAGGTCCGGGCGCTCCGCGAGGGCGACCTCGACGTCGACCTTCGAACCTCCCGGGAGGACGAGTTCGGCGAAGTGTTCCGCGGCGTCGCGGACCTCCGCGACGACCTGCGCGACCAGCGCCACGACGCCGAACGGTACGGCGACGTGATGAGCGTCGCCGCGGACGGCGACCTCTCCGCCCGAATGGACGCGAACAGCGACAGCCGCGATATGCGGACCATCGCCACCTCGTACAACGGGATGATGGACGAAATCGAGGGAACGGTCCTCGCGGTCCGACAGTTCAGCGACGACGTGGCCTCGCTCAGCGAAGAAGTCGCCGCGAGCGCCGACGAGGTCAGTCGCGCGAGCAGCGAGGTCAGCACGTCCATCCAGCACATCGCGGACGGCGCGACGGACCAGAACGACAGCCTCCTCGCCGTCTCCGAGGAGATAGACACGATGACCGCCTCCGTCCAACAGATCGCCGCGTCGGCCGACCAACTCGCGGCCTACACGAAGAGCACGGCGGCGAAGGGCGACGAGGGCCGCCAAGCAGCCAACGAGGCGCTGACGGGTATCGAGACCATCCAGCAGGAGACCGAACACACCGTCTCCGAGATGGAGCAACTGGACGAGCAGATGGGCGAGATCGGCGAGATCGTCGAAGTCATCTCCGACATCGCCGAGCAGACGAACATTCTCGCGCTGAACGCGAACATCGAGGCCGCCCGCGCCGGCGAGGCCGGGTCCGGGTTCGCCGTCGTCTCCAACGAGGTGAAGTCACTGGCCGAGGAGACCCAACACTCCGCCCAGCGCATCGAAGCGCGCATCGAATCGCTACAGGACCAACAGCAGAGCGTCCTCGACGGGATGGCGCGGATGCGGACCCGCGTCGAAGAGGGCTCCGAGTCGGTCGGCACGGCCATCGGCTCCTTCGAGGAGATCGTCGAGGAACTGGACGAGACGAGCGCGAGCGTCGAGGAGATCAACGCCGCGACCAGTCGACAGGCCGAGTCCTCCCAAGACATCCTCAACATGACCGAAGAGGCGACGAGCATCAGCGAGGAGACGACCGCGGAGGCCCAGACCGTCTCCGCGGCGGCCGAAGAACAGACGGCGACACTCTCGGAAGTCTCGGCAGGCGTCCACCGCCTCGCGGAGAACGCGAGCGAACTCAGAAATCACCTCGAACAGTTCGAGGTGAGCGACGAGCGAGACGGACCCGAATCCGGACCCGGACGGTCGGGGGCCGACGCCGACGACGCCGCGGACCCGACCGCCGTCGGCACGACGGCCGCCGCGCCGGCCTCCCAACGGACGGCGACCGACGGCGGCGCCGACGCGCGGTAG